A single Ischnura elegans chromosome 13 unlocalized genomic scaffold, ioIscEleg1.1 SUPER_13_unloc_2, whole genome shotgun sequence DNA region contains:
- the LOC124172644 gene encoding trichohyalin-like: MDDWTESMQLAKRQPPECTDVYDDGISVSNGSGQDLVLGVMSMVRDREKETRAREMQLRERMDKMMEGQRTRLDEEIQYEREAMRRRNEMEQTSQANREKRSREWEDRVIAEVMRREEELRRREQDFMEQWETQRTLEKLRALRHEADILLTERAISRFRLDMTEGERRRKLQGIKDTAFLAIVLLIILVFAITVVFF, encoded by the exons ATGGACGACTGGACCGAAAGCATGCAACTGGCAAAAAGGCAGCCTCCTGAATGCACAGACGTGTATGACGATGGAATTAG TGTCTCCAATGGGAGCGGCCAGGATTTGGTGCTGGGCGTCATGAGCATGGTGAGAGACAGGGAGAAGGAGACGCGGGCGCGCGAGATGCAGTTGCGTGAGCGCATGGACAAGATGATGGAGGGCCAACGCACACGGCTGGACGAAGAGATACAATATGAGCGCGAGGCGATGAGACGCAGGAACGAGATGGAACAAAC TTCGCAGGCAAACCGCGAGAAGCGTTCCCGCGAGTGGGAGGATCGCGTGATCGCCGAGGTGATGCGCAGGGAGGAGGAGTTGCGGCGCAGGGAGCAGGACTTCATGGAGCAGTGGGAGACGCAGCGCACGCTGGAGAAACTGAGGGCGCTCAGGCACGAGGCCGACATCCTGTTGACGGAGCGCGCCATAAGTCGCTTCCGCTTGGATATGACGGAGGGGGAGAGGCGGAGGAAGCTTCAAGGGATCAAGGACACTGCCTTCTTAGCAATCGTCCTCTTGATAATCCTCGTCTTTGCCATCACCGTCGTATTCTTTTAA